Proteins encoded by one window of Chryseobacterium aquaeductus:
- a CDS encoding MarR family winged helix-turn-helix transcriptional regulator, producing the protein MNLDLVKEVLNLMEEFNMDNKNSVYPHTIEGFKTWVSDQESPNQYSEDTETDWDGKENGRTAESMISTLLVHLNRYAKTYSKSAIAASEFSTQEEFIYLINLKSFGEMSKIDLIRKNIHEKPVGSLIINRLLKQGWIEQNDSTQDKRQKLIHITEKGLTVLEHQMNKIRQATQIVSGNLSYTEKMDLIRILNKLVKFHHPIYNRNIENRDLIETVYKEFSFEK; encoded by the coding sequence ATGAATTTGGATTTGGTAAAAGAAGTACTCAATTTAATGGAAGAGTTTAATATGGATAACAAGAATTCAGTTTATCCTCACACTATTGAAGGCTTCAAAACTTGGGTGTCTGATCAGGAATCTCCGAATCAATATTCAGAGGATACCGAAACGGATTGGGATGGTAAGGAGAATGGAAGAACTGCCGAAAGTATGATCAGTACTTTATTAGTTCATCTTAACAGGTATGCAAAAACATATTCCAAATCTGCGATCGCAGCTTCTGAATTTTCCACACAGGAAGAATTTATTTATTTAATTAATCTAAAATCTTTTGGAGAAATGTCGAAAATTGATTTGATCAGAAAAAACATTCACGAAAAACCTGTGGGAAGCCTGATTATCAACCGTCTTTTAAAGCAAGGATGGATAGAACAAAACGATTCTACGCAAGACAAAAGACAAAAGCTAATTCATATCACGGAAAAAGGTCTCACGGTGCTTGAGCATCAGATGAACAAAATTCGTCAGGCAACGCAAATCGTTTCAGGAAATCTTTCTTACACAGAAAAAATGGATTTGATTCGTATCCTTAATAAGCTCGTTAAATTCCATCATCCTATTTATAACAGAAATATTGAGAATAGAGATCTGATAGAAACTGTATATAAAGAATTTTCGTTTGAAAAATAA
- a CDS encoding phytoene desaturase family protein, producing the protein MKKIAIIGSGFSGLSAAAYSAKNGYEVHVFEKNDSLGGRARKFTTDNGYTFDMGPSWYWMPDIIENFFTDFNKRTTDYFELVALNPQFEMVFSDGTMQIPHDYGEMRNLFESTEKGAGKKLDEFMNDAQYKYEVGMKDFVNKPCHSWFEFVSPKIAKSALKLDLLSNFHRFVRKYFKDPKLIMLMEFPVIFLGAAPKDIPALYSLMNYGGYKLGTWYPIGGFSKIIDAMADVGKDEGVKFHLNSNIDSIKIKENKAKALSVNGIDVEFDIVIASSDYHHTENTLLPKEYRNYTEDYWKKRVFAPSCLIYYLGFNQKIPNLKHHTLFFENDLDLHTTEIYEDKKWPTKPLFYVCCPSKTDPNVAPENCENVFLLMPVATGLEDHDEVREKYFDEMILRLEKHTETSDLKSKIAYKKSYCIKDFKEDYNAYEGNAYGLANTLAQTAVLKPSLKNKKISNLFYTGQLTVPGPGVPPSIISGKIAAIEATK; encoded by the coding sequence ATGAAAAAAATTGCAATTATAGGATCGGGTTTTTCAGGTCTATCCGCAGCTGCTTATTCTGCAAAAAATGGCTATGAAGTGCATGTTTTTGAAAAGAATGATAGTCTGGGTGGAAGAGCAAGAAAATTTACCACAGATAATGGCTATACTTTTGATATGGGACCAAGCTGGTATTGGATGCCCGATATTATAGAAAATTTCTTTACAGACTTTAATAAAAGAACTACAGATTATTTTGAACTTGTCGCTTTAAATCCGCAGTTTGAAATGGTTTTTTCAGACGGAACAATGCAAATTCCCCACGATTACGGGGAAATGAGAAATTTATTTGAATCTACTGAAAAAGGAGCAGGCAAGAAGCTGGATGAATTCATGAATGACGCACAGTACAAATATGAAGTTGGAATGAAGGATTTCGTCAACAAACCATGTCATTCCTGGTTTGAATTTGTTTCTCCGAAGATTGCTAAAAGTGCTTTGAAACTAGATTTATTATCCAATTTCCACAGATTTGTGCGGAAGTATTTTAAAGATCCAAAACTTATCATGTTAATGGAATTTCCGGTGATTTTTCTCGGAGCTGCACCTAAAGATATTCCTGCGTTGTACAGTTTGATGAATTATGGAGGTTACAAATTGGGAACCTGGTATCCTATCGGCGGATTTTCTAAAATTATTGATGCTATGGCAGATGTTGGAAAAGATGAAGGTGTAAAATTTCATTTAAATTCAAATATAGATTCAATTAAAATCAAAGAAAATAAAGCTAAAGCTTTGTCTGTTAATGGTATAGATGTTGAATTTGACATAGTGATTGCATCATCAGATTATCATCATACAGAAAATACTCTGCTTCCCAAAGAATACAGAAATTATACTGAAGATTATTGGAAAAAGCGGGTTTTCGCACCATCATGTCTCATCTATTATTTAGGATTTAACCAAAAAATTCCTAATCTAAAACATCACACTTTGTTTTTTGAAAATGATCTTGATCTTCATACGACTGAAATTTATGAAGATAAGAAATGGCCCACAAAACCATTATTCTATGTTTGTTGTCCGTCAAAAACCGATCCGAATGTTGCACCGGAAAACTGCGAAAATGTATTTTTATTGATGCCTGTTGCTACCGGATTGGAAGATCATGATGAAGTAAGAGAAAAATATTTTGATGAAATGATTCTAAGACTTGAAAAGCATACGGAAACTTCAGATTTAAAATCAAAAATAGCGTATAAAAAAAGCTATTGCATCAAAGATTTCAAGGAAGATTACAATGCATACGAAGGAAATGCGTACGGATTGGCAAATACACTTGCTCAAACCGCAGTTTTAAAACCTTCTTTAAAAAATAAAAAAATCAGCAATTTATTTTATACCGGACAATTGACCGTTCCCGGACCAGGAGTTCCACCATCAATTATTTCCGGAAAAATTGCCGCTATCGAAGCAACTAAATAA
- a CDS encoding phytoene/squalene synthase family protein, whose product MKKLFDDLSYKISKQTTKQYSTSFSLGILALSPKIRNSIYAIYGYVRLADEIVDSFHEFDRSTLLARFREQTNEALEEKISLNPILQCFQETIHRYEIDVQLIYQFLNSMEMDLQKIDYNSELYKQYILGSAEVVGLMCLHIFVDGNKEQYELLKPSAMKLGSAFQKVNFLRDLKDDYQVLGRTYFPNVDITYFDNSVKAHIENDIQQEFEEALEGIKKLPNAARFGVYLAYRYYISLFRKIKRTPAKKIINQRIRISNSRKFSLMMSSYVQYKISAL is encoded by the coding sequence ATGAAAAAACTATTTGACGATCTCTCATACAAGATCAGTAAGCAGACTACAAAGCAATACAGCACAAGTTTTTCATTGGGGATTTTGGCACTTTCTCCAAAAATTAGAAATTCAATATATGCCATCTACGGATATGTACGTTTAGCCGACGAAATCGTAGACAGCTTTCATGAATTTGACCGCTCTACTCTACTTGCGCGTTTCAGAGAGCAAACGAATGAGGCACTTGAGGAAAAAATTTCGTTAAATCCTATCCTACAATGTTTCCAAGAAACGATTCACCGCTACGAAATCGATGTACAATTGATTTACCAGTTTCTAAACAGTATGGAAATGGATCTTCAGAAGATTGATTATAATTCGGAACTTTACAAACAATATATTTTAGGATCTGCTGAAGTTGTGGGATTGATGTGTCTTCATATTTTTGTTGATGGAAACAAAGAACAATACGAATTGCTAAAACCATCAGCGATGAAACTGGGTTCAGCTTTTCAAAAAGTAAATTTCCTTAGAGATTTGAAAGACGATTACCAGGTTTTAGGGCGTACGTATTTCCCAAATGTCGATATTACTTACTTCGATAACTCAGTGAAAGCTCATATAGAAAACGATATTCAACAAGAATTTGAAGAAGCTTTAGAAGGAATAAAAAAACTACCAAACGCTGCAAGATTTGGCGTCTACCTAGCGTACAGATATTATATTTCATTATTCAGAAAAATCAAAAGAACACCTGCTAAAAAAATTATCAATCAGAGAATCAGAATATCAAACAGCAGAAAATTTTCTTTAATGATGAGCAGCTATGTTCAGTATAAAATTTCTGCTTTATAA
- a CDS encoding SRPBCC family protein, translating into MVHQLKREQQLNCDIETAWKFFSSAHNLSKITPKDMSFIVRTKMESDEIYEGMIIDYYVSPLLGIKMDWQTEITQVNHHQNFTDFQKKGPYKLWNHFHEFIPNEKGVLIKDTVDYELPMGFLGEIAHKLFVKSKLEHIFSYRFTILEEMFNTKQK; encoded by the coding sequence ATGGTACACCAACTCAAAAGAGAACAACAATTAAACTGCGATATAGAAACAGCATGGAAATTCTTCTCATCAGCTCATAATTTATCTAAAATTACACCGAAAGACATGAGTTTCATCGTTCGTACAAAAATGGAAAGTGATGAGATCTATGAAGGTATGATCATTGATTATTATGTTTCGCCATTATTGGGAATTAAAATGGATTGGCAGACAGAAATTACTCAGGTAAATCACCACCAGAATTTCACAGATTTTCAAAAGAAAGGTCCTTACAAACTTTGGAACCATTTTCATGAGTTTATCCCTAACGAAAAAGGAGTTTTGATAAAAGATACAGTAGATTATGAACTTCCAATGGGTTTTTTAGGCGAAATTGCACACAAACTTTTTGTTAAAAGTAAATTGGAGCATATTTTCAGTTACCGATTTACGATCCTAGAAGAAATGTTTAATACTAAACAAAAATAA
- a CDS encoding sterol desaturase family protein yields MNFLIVVATFFIMEGITWMVHKYIMHGFLWSLHRDHHDHSNEGHLERNDYFFAIFAVPTIALMYYGTVNNFNIYFYIAIGITLYGMSYFFVHDIFIHQRFRFLRDTQNPYLLAIRRAHKQHHKHTGKERGECFGFLWVPVKYFKMYFNKNKK; encoded by the coding sequence ATGAATTTTCTCATTGTTGTTGCCACATTTTTTATCATGGAAGGTATTACGTGGATGGTTCACAAATATATAATGCACGGCTTCCTTTGGTCACTTCACAGAGATCATCACGATCACAGCAACGAAGGACATCTTGAAAGGAACGATTATTTCTTTGCCATTTTTGCGGTCCCCACAATTGCCCTAATGTATTACGGAACCGTAAATAATTTTAACATCTATTTTTACATCGCTATTGGTATTACTTTGTATGGAATGTCATATTTTTTCGTTCACGATATTTTTATCCACCAACGTTTCAGGTTTTTAAGAGATACTCAGAATCCATATCTTTTGGCAATAAGAAGGGCTCACAAACAACACCACAAGCACACAGGAAAAGAAAGAGGAGAATGTTTTGGGTTTTTGTGGGTTCCTGTAAAATATTTTAAAATGTATTTTAATAAGAATAAAAAATAG
- a CDS encoding lycopene cyclase domain-containing protein, producing MWQYTYLAINFFTVIICFLFSFHPKINFHRHFKAFLMAAVLVAAFFIAWDVWFTKIGVWWFNDRYLLGKRLFGLPIEELMFFICIPFSCVFTYFCLDKFFKLDWKKNIERIFVIISIVILLCLSFYFRDRIYPFTTFLTTAISLFLLHFILKVKWIGKASFIYLILMPGFLAVNGILTGTGLDSPIVNYNPDKIIGIRIFTIPVEDTIYGYEMILWNLFFFYKFKRKEETQMNNL from the coding sequence ATGTGGCAATATACCTATCTGGCAATCAACTTTTTTACGGTGATTATTTGTTTTCTCTTTTCCTTTCACCCGAAGATAAATTTTCACAGACATTTTAAAGCTTTTTTGATGGCAGCTGTGCTTGTTGCTGCATTTTTTATTGCTTGGGATGTTTGGTTTACCAAAATAGGTGTTTGGTGGTTTAATGATAGATATCTTTTAGGTAAAAGACTTTTCGGGCTTCCGATTGAGGAACTCATGTTTTTTATCTGTATTCCGTTTTCATGTGTATTCACCTATTTTTGTTTAGACAAATTTTTTAAACTCGATTGGAAAAAAAATATTGAGAGAATTTTTGTGATAATTTCAATTGTCATTTTGCTTTGCTTATCATTCTATTTTAGAGACAGAATATATCCGTTTACCACTTTTCTCACCACAGCAATCAGTCTGTTTTTATTACACTTTATTCTAAAAGTAAAGTGGATTGGAAAAGCATCTTTCATTTATTTGATTTTGATGCCCGGATTTTTGGCTGTAAACGGAATTCTTACCGGTACAGGATTAGATTCTCCTATAGTCAACTACAATCCGGATAAGATAATTGGAATCAGAATTTTCACGATACCTGTTGAAGATACCATATATGGCTACGAAATGATCTTGTGGAATCTTTTTTTCTTCTACAAATTTAAAAGAAAAGAAGAAACTCAGATGAATAATTTATAA
- a CDS encoding DUF421 domain-containing protein, giving the protein MFLSILLNFSWKEFFLGDQDWIFLLEIVLRTVTMFLTIIIGLRVLGKRGVKQLSIYELVVIIGLGSAAGDPMFYKDVGIFSSIIVFVVIIIFYSLLTYALGRFKKIENLLEGKAIYLIQDGVFAIDNFKKENLGSDEFFAELRVRGISHLGQIETAIEETTGEISVYFYDEKEIKYGLPIMPNSLAHSTRTIEKAGHYSCTFCGYTENKDIGSAGNCKNCGKRNWVQASNKKRVT; this is encoded by the coding sequence ATGTTTCTCTCAATTTTATTGAATTTTAGCTGGAAAGAATTTTTTTTAGGCGATCAAGATTGGATCTTCCTTTTGGAAATTGTCTTGAGAACAGTCACCATGTTTCTCACCATTATTATTGGTTTAAGAGTTTTAGGAAAGAGAGGTGTAAAACAACTTTCTATTTACGAATTGGTGGTGATCATCGGTTTGGGATCTGCAGCAGGTGATCCAATGTTTTATAAAGATGTCGGGATATTCTCGTCAATTATAGTTTTCGTAGTAATCATTATTTTTTACAGTTTGCTCACTTACGCTTTAGGACGATTCAAAAAAATTGAAAATTTATTGGAGGGAAAAGCCATCTACCTTATACAGGATGGTGTTTTTGCAATTGATAATTTTAAAAAAGAAAATTTGGGAAGTGATGAATTCTTTGCAGAATTACGTGTAAGGGGAATTTCTCATCTCGGACAGATTGAAACTGCGATAGAAGAAACAACTGGTGAGATAAGTGTTTATTTTTATGACGAAAAAGAAATTAAATATGGTTTACCAATCATGCCCAACTCATTAGCTCATTCTACGAGAACTATTGAGAAAGCCGGTCACTACTCCTGCACATTTTGTGGATATACAGAAAACAAAGATATCGGTTCTGCGGGAAATTGTAAGAATTGCGGTAAAAGGAATTGGGTACAAGCCAGCAATAAAAAACGTGTAACGTAA
- a CDS encoding DoxX family protein — protein MNLKNTSRLALGAMLITAGIGHLTFARKEFQAQVPDLVPLKKDDTVVYSGIVEIALGATIIAVPKNYRSTLGKITGAFFTAVFPGNISQYQNRKDAFVLDTDSRRLARLFVQPLLVAWAIKSMEE, from the coding sequence ATGAATTTAAAAAATACATCAAGACTGGCTTTAGGTGCTATGTTGATTACGGCAGGAATCGGACACCTTACTTTTGCAAGAAAAGAATTTCAGGCGCAGGTTCCTGATTTGGTTCCTTTAAAAAAAGATGATACGGTAGTCTATTCCGGAATTGTGGAAATTGCTTTAGGAGCAACCATTATTGCTGTTCCAAAAAATTACCGTTCAACATTAGGCAAAATAACCGGAGCCTTTTTTACGGCTGTTTTCCCCGGAAATATCTCTCAATATCAAAATAGAAAAGATGCTTTTGTACTGGATACAGACAGCAGAAGACTGGCGAGACTTTTTGTACAGCCACTTCTGGTTGCATGGGCAATCAAATCTATGGAAGAATAA
- a CDS encoding cytochrome-c peroxidase: MKNAVSWVLVLILTITLLNNCLQTKSYKEIRAKQSFVDQLRAAYSSGDQKKWPKPILDPSKPLFSEIGHLPKVEFPSDNPYSEDKVLLGRTLFYDPRLSNSNQIACASCHDPELGWTDNRKFSFGHDRQLGSRNAMTIMNVAFAKSLFWDGRAVTLEDQAKMPIEDMREMHEHIDIATDKIVKVKGYEILFEKAFGNKKITKDKIAKAIATFERTVVSPATKFDRFIDGEKDAFTNDELMGLHLFRTKAQCMNCHNSGYFSNNLFENDGTSLLGSDEEDLGQYLITKRPADAGKFRVPTLREVTKTGPWMHDGSFNTLTEVIQFYSKGNPESSKHRSTIHEGVTLHSEKSDMLKLLELTTEEIHQIEAFLGTLSTPVMRPKPPVLPK, encoded by the coding sequence ATGAAAAATGCAGTAAGCTGGGTTTTGGTTTTAATTCTGACCATTACTTTACTCAATAACTGCTTGCAAACTAAATCCTATAAAGAGATCAGAGCAAAGCAATCTTTTGTTGATCAACTGCGTGCTGCATATTCTTCCGGAGACCAAAAGAAGTGGCCAAAACCAATTCTTGATCCTTCAAAACCGTTATTTTCTGAGATTGGGCATTTACCCAAAGTAGAATTTCCATCAGACAATCCTTATTCGGAAGATAAAGTTTTGTTGGGAAGAACGCTTTTTTATGATCCCAGACTTTCAAACTCAAATCAAATTGCCTGTGCTTCATGTCACGATCCTGAATTAGGCTGGACGGATAACAGAAAATTTTCTTTCGGACACGACAGACAATTGGGTTCCAGAAACGCAATGACGATCATGAATGTCGCTTTTGCGAAATCACTTTTTTGGGACGGACGAGCTGTAACTTTGGAAGATCAGGCAAAGATGCCGATTGAGGATATGAGGGAAATGCATGAACACATTGATATTGCGACCGACAAAATTGTAAAAGTAAAAGGTTACGAAATCCTTTTTGAGAAAGCGTTTGGCAACAAAAAAATTACGAAAGATAAAATAGCAAAAGCTATTGCTACTTTTGAACGAACGGTTGTAAGTCCGGCAACTAAGTTTGATCGCTTTATAGACGGAGAAAAAGATGCATTTACCAATGATGAATTGATGGGTCTTCATCTTTTCCGGACAAAAGCACAATGCATGAATTGTCACAATTCGGGATATTTTTCTAATAATTTATTTGAGAATGACGGCACTTCACTTTTAGGTTCTGATGAGGAAGATTTAGGACAGTATCTTATTACTAAAAGACCAGCCGATGCAGGAAAGTTCAGAGTTCCAACCTTGAGAGAAGTGACCAAGACAGGACCTTGGATGCATGATGGTTCATTTAATACTTTAACTGAGGTCATCCAATTTTACAGTAAAGGAAATCCTGAATCTTCAAAACATCGTTCGACCATTCATGAAGGAGTTACATTACATTCTGAAAAATCTGATATGCTGAAACTGCTAGAGTTAACCACTGAAGAAATTCATCAGATAGAAGCTTTTTTAGGAACACTAAGTACGCCTGTAATGAGACCAAAACCTCCGGTTCTTCCCAAGTAA